A single region of the Brassica rapa cultivar Chiifu-401-42 chromosome A03, CAAS_Brap_v3.01, whole genome shotgun sequence genome encodes:
- the LOC103858949 gene encoding uncharacterized protein LOC103858949, with amino-acid sequence MKNTNAKLITLVLGFLVLMMMMMNFPHALQGGNIDVAGSKYEDYGLIRSGSEPLLMGRKLKGLKPMESGTKKRSTKASRDSTKEIDNLMRSDYPSRMKGRKRTPIHN; translated from the exons ATGAAGAACACAAACGCAAAGTTAATCACACTTGTTCTAGGGTTTCTCGTcctcatgatgatgatgatgaattttCCTCATGCGCTTCAAG GAGGAAACATAGATGTAGCTGGATCCAAATACGAAGACTATGGTCTTATCCGAAGCGGAAGTGAGCCTCTCTTGATGGGACGAAAG TTAAAAGGTCTAAAGCCTATGGAGTCTGGAACAAAGAAAAGATCAACAAAAGCCTCGAGAGATTCAACAAAAGAAATTGATAATCTAATGAGAAGCGACTATCCGTCACGTATGAAAGGAAGGAAGAGGACTCCAATACATAATTGA
- the LOC103858950 gene encoding rhamnogalacturonan I rhamnosyltransferase 1, whose translation MCKAEKSIYHKKLWEMKVKFLGDSKFKNSLVSRSRMSLWMIRAMTILLLWSCFVHLVALGEMWGPRLLKGWPSCFNHGHDFPMAAAQEMSSLPMKLALPPKRIYQNNGYLMVSCNGGLNQMRAAICDMVTIARYMNVTLIVPELDKTSFWNDPSEFKDIFDVDHFITSLRDEVRILKEVPPRLKRRVELGVYHTMPPISWSNMSYYQDQILPLVKKHKVLHLNKTDTRLVNNELPVEVQKLRCRVNFNGIRFTPKIEELGRRVVKILREKGPFLVLHLRYEMDMLAFSGCSHGCNRYEEEELTRMRYAYPWWKEKVINSELKRKEGLCPLTPEETALTLSALGIDRNVQIYIAAGEIYGGKRRLKALTDVFPNVVRKETLLDSSDLSFCQNHSSQMAALDYLISLESDIFVPTYYGNMAKVVEGHRRFLGFKKTIELNRKFLVNLIDEYYQGMLSWEVFSTTVKSFHATRMGGPKKRLVIPNKPKEEDYFYANPYECLQLLHENENGNSLDETK comes from the exons ATGTGTAAAGCAGAGAAGTCTATTTACCACAAGAAGCTCTGGGAGATGAAGGTTAAGTTTCTAGGAGACAGCAAGTTCAAGAACTCCCTTGTTTCAAGGTCTCGTATGAGCCTTTGGATGATTCGTGCTATGACCATACTCTTGCTATGGAGTTGTTTCGTTCATTTGGTTGCTTTGGGTGAGATGTGGGGACCAAGATTATTGAAGGGTTGGCCTTCTTGTTTCAATCACGGACATGACTTCCCAATGGCTGCTGCACAAGAGATGTCTTCTCTTCCCATGAAACTAGCCCTCCCTCCCAAAA GGATATATCAGAACAATGGCTATCTTATGGTTTCTTGCAATGGAGGACTCAACCAAATGCGAGCTGCG ATATGTGATATGGTGACTATTGCAAGATACATGAATGTCACACTTATTGTCCCAGAGCTTGACAAGACCTCTTTTTGGAATGATCCtag TGAGTTCAAAGACATATTCGACGTGGATCACTTCATAACTTCTTTGAGAGATGAGGTTCGTATACTCAAAGAGGTTCCTCCAAGGCTTAAGAGAAGGGTCGAGCTCGGTGTGTACCACACCATGCCTCCTATCAGCTGGTCCAACATGTCCTACTACCAAGACCAG ATTCTTCCCTTGGTGAAGAAGCATAAGGTCTTACATTTGAACAAGACCGATACTCGACTTGTGAATAACGAACTTCCTGTTGAGGTTCAGAAGCTGAGATGCAGAGTAAACTTCAACGGGATCAGGTTTACTCCAAAGATTGAGGAACTAGGTAGAAGAGTAGTCAAGATTCTGAGGGAGAAAGGTCCCTTTCTGGTTCTGCATCTCAGATACGAAATGGATATGTTGGCATTCTCTGGCTGCTCTCATGGTTGCAACCGCTACGAAGAGGAAGAGCTCACTCGAATGAg ATATGCTTATCCATGGTGGAAGGAGAAAGTAATAAACTcagagttgaagaggaaagaaGGTCTTTGTCCATTGACTCCTGAAGAAACAGCTCTTACACTATCTGCCTTAGGCATTGACCGTAATGTTCAGATTTACATAGCTGCTGGAGAGATTTACGGTGGTAAAAGGAGGTTGAAGGCTTTAACAGATGTCTTTCCCAATGTG GTGAGGAAAGAAACTCTGCTTGATTCCTCTGATTTGAGTTTCTGTCAGAACCATTCATCTCAAATGGCTGCTCTTGATTACCTCATCTCTCTCGAAAGTGATATATTCGTTCCTACTTATTATGGAAACATGGCTAAAGTCGTGGAAGGTCATCGCAG GTTCTTGGGGTTCAAGAAAACGATTGAGCTAAACAGGAAGTTCTTGGTTAATCTAATAGATGAATACTACCAAGGAATGTTGAGCTGGGAAGTGTTTTCCACCACGGTGAAGAGCTTTCACGCTACAAGAATGGGAGGTCCCAAGAAGCGGCTTGTGATTCCGAATAAACCGAAAGAAGAAGATTACTTCTATGCAAATCCATACGAATGTCTTCAGCTGTTACATGAGAATGAAAATGGCAATTCACTAGATGAAACCAAATGA
- the LOC103858951 gene encoding NADPH-dependent diflavin oxidoreductase 1 isoform X2 — protein sequence MGEKQRKLLVLYASQTGNALDAAERIGREAERRGCPASIASTDEFDPSCLPHEESVVFVVSTTGQGDSPDSFKEFWRFLLQRNLGNSWLQRLRFAVFGLGDSGYQKYNFVAKKLDKRLLDLGATTIVEKGLGDDQHPSGYEATLDPWMLSLWSMLYKINPKYFPKGPDVMIPHDELTDQPKYRILYHKQETLESELMAESDMIERARGMSPGKLSKDKTKPDCFLKMTKNEVLTKAGSTKDVRHFEFQFVSSSIKYEVGDVVELLPSQDSSAIDAFIKRCHLDPESFITVCPRETENNGSCGEVITHVPIKLKTFVELTMDVTSASPRRYFFEVMSFYTTDEREKERLQYFASAEGRDDLYNYNQKERKSVLEVLVDFPSVQMPFEWLVQLVPSLKPRAFSISSSPLAHPAQVHLTVSVVSWTRYKRTLKGLCSTWLASLTPEQEINIPVWFGKGSLPAPPQSLPLILVGPGTGCAPFRGFIAERAVQAETSPIAPVMFFFGCRNKDTDFLYRDFWESHAREGGMLSEVKGGGFYTAFSRDQPKKVYVQHKIREMRKKVWDLLCDGAALYVAGSSTKMPCDVMSALEEIVMEETGGSKEMASRWLKALEKAGRYNVEAWS from the exons ATGGGAGAAAAGCAGAGAAAGCTGCTCGTGCTGTACGCTTCTCAGACCGGAAACGCTCTCGATGCGGCAGAGCGTATTGGCCGCGAAGCTGAACGCCGAGGCTGCCCTGCCTCTATCGCCTCCACCGACGAATTCGACCCT AGTTGCTTACCTCATGAGGAGTCTGTTGTTTTTGTTGTATCCACTACAGGGCAAGGAGACTCTCCTGATTCTTTTAAG GAGTTTTGGAGGTTTCTTCTTCAAAGAAACTTGGGAAACTCTTGGTTGCAACGACTTCGCTTTGCAGTGTTTGGGCTAGGTGATTCTGGTTACCAGAAGTATAAT TTTGTAGCAAAGAAGCTAGACAAAAGGTTACTAGATCTTGGGGCCACAACCATCGTTGAGAAAGGTCTGGGAGATGATCAACACCCATCAGG GTATGAAGCAACTCTTGATCCGTGGATGCTGTCTTTGTGGAGTATGTTATATAAGATCAATCCCAAATACTTTCCTAAAGGTCCAGATGTGATGATTCCTCATGATGAATTAACTGATCAGCCCAAATATAGGATTTTATATCATAAGCAGGAGACACTGGAGTCTGAATTGATGGCAGAGTCAG ACATGATAGAAAGAGCCCGTGGAATGTCACCCGGAAAATTATCCAAGGACAAAACTAAACCAGACTGCTTTCTCAAGATG ACTAAAAATGAAGTCTTGACGAAAGCTGGAAGTACAAAGGATGTCCGCCACTTCGAGTTCCAATTTGTTTCTTCT AGTATCAAATATGAAGTGGGCGATGTTGTTGAGCTTCTTCCAAGCCAAGATTCTTCAGCAATAGATGCGTTTATAAAACGCTGTCATTTGGACCCGGAATCATTCATCACA GTTTGTCCGAGAGAGACAGAGAATAATGGTTCATGTGGAGAAGTAATTACACATGTCCCTATTAAGCTTAAGACTTTTGTTGAATTAACAATGGACGTTACATCTGCTTCACCTCGACGATACTTCTTCGAG GTTATGAGCTTCTATACAACAGATGAACGTGAGAAGGAAAGACTGCAATACTTTGCCTCAGCCGAGGGACGTGATGACCTCTACAATTACAATCAGAAGGAAAGAAAAAGCGTCCTTGAG GTGCTAGTGGATTTCCCTTCCGTGCAGATGCCTTTTGAGTGGCTGGTTCAGTTAGTACCATCGCTAAAACCAAGAGCTTTTTCGATATCTTCATCTCCTTTGGCCCATCCTGCTCAAGTACATTTGACCGTAAGCGTAGTATCATGGACCCGTTATAAGAGAACTCTAAAAGGTCTATGCTCCACTTGGCTTGCAAGCCTCACACCTGAACAAG AGATAAACATACCGGTTTGGTTTGGCAAAGGCTCTCTTCCTGCTCCACCACAGTCGCTTCCACTCATCTTAGTGGGACCCGGAACCGGGTGTGCCCCTTTCCGTGGGTTCATAGCTGAGAGGGCCGTGCAAGCTGAGACTAGCCCCATCGCACCAGTCATGTTCTTCTTTGGTTGCAGAAACAAAGACACAGACTTTCTATACCGAGACTTCTGGGAGTCTCACGCAAGAGAAGGAGGCATGCTCTCTGAAGTGAAAGGCGGAGGGTTTTACACAGCATTCTCTAGAGACCAGCCAAAGAAGGTTTACGTGCAACACAAGATCCGAGAGATGAGGAAGAAAGTTTGGGATTTGCTATGTGATGGAGCCGCCCTTTACGTGGCGGGCTCGTCCACGAAAATGCCTTGTGATGTAATGTCGGCCTTGGAGGAGATTGTGATGGAGGAGACCGGAGGATCAAAGGAAATGGCTTCACGGTGGCTCAAGGCTTTGGAGAAAGCTGGGAGATACAATGTTGAAGCTTGGTCTTAA
- the LOC103858951 gene encoding NADPH-dependent diflavin oxidoreductase 1 isoform X1, with protein MGEKQRKLLVLYASQTGNALDAAERIGREAERRGCPASIASTDEFDPSCLPHEESVVFVVSTTGQGDSPDSFKEFWRFLLQRNLGNSWLQRLRFAVFGLGDSGYQKYNFVAKKLDKRLLDLGATTIVEKGLGDDQHPSGYEATLDPWMLSLWSMLYKINPKYFPKGPDVMIPHDELTDQPKYRILYHKQETLESELMAESADMIERARGMSPGKLSKDKTKPDCFLKMTKNEVLTKAGSTKDVRHFEFQFVSSSIKYEVGDVVELLPSQDSSAIDAFIKRCHLDPESFITVCPRETENNGSCGEVITHVPIKLKTFVELTMDVTSASPRRYFFEVMSFYTTDEREKERLQYFASAEGRDDLYNYNQKERKSVLEVLVDFPSVQMPFEWLVQLVPSLKPRAFSISSSPLAHPAQVHLTVSVVSWTRYKRTLKGLCSTWLASLTPEQEINIPVWFGKGSLPAPPQSLPLILVGPGTGCAPFRGFIAERAVQAETSPIAPVMFFFGCRNKDTDFLYRDFWESHAREGGMLSEVKGGGFYTAFSRDQPKKVYVQHKIREMRKKVWDLLCDGAALYVAGSSTKMPCDVMSALEEIVMEETGGSKEMASRWLKALEKAGRYNVEAWS; from the exons ATGGGAGAAAAGCAGAGAAAGCTGCTCGTGCTGTACGCTTCTCAGACCGGAAACGCTCTCGATGCGGCAGAGCGTATTGGCCGCGAAGCTGAACGCCGAGGCTGCCCTGCCTCTATCGCCTCCACCGACGAATTCGACCCT AGTTGCTTACCTCATGAGGAGTCTGTTGTTTTTGTTGTATCCACTACAGGGCAAGGAGACTCTCCTGATTCTTTTAAG GAGTTTTGGAGGTTTCTTCTTCAAAGAAACTTGGGAAACTCTTGGTTGCAACGACTTCGCTTTGCAGTGTTTGGGCTAGGTGATTCTGGTTACCAGAAGTATAAT TTTGTAGCAAAGAAGCTAGACAAAAGGTTACTAGATCTTGGGGCCACAACCATCGTTGAGAAAGGTCTGGGAGATGATCAACACCCATCAGG GTATGAAGCAACTCTTGATCCGTGGATGCTGTCTTTGTGGAGTATGTTATATAAGATCAATCCCAAATACTTTCCTAAAGGTCCAGATGTGATGATTCCTCATGATGAATTAACTGATCAGCCCAAATATAGGATTTTATATCATAAGCAGGAGACACTGGAGTCTGAATTGATGGCAGAGTCAG CAGACATGATAGAAAGAGCCCGTGGAATGTCACCCGGAAAATTATCCAAGGACAAAACTAAACCAGACTGCTTTCTCAAGATG ACTAAAAATGAAGTCTTGACGAAAGCTGGAAGTACAAAGGATGTCCGCCACTTCGAGTTCCAATTTGTTTCTTCT AGTATCAAATATGAAGTGGGCGATGTTGTTGAGCTTCTTCCAAGCCAAGATTCTTCAGCAATAGATGCGTTTATAAAACGCTGTCATTTGGACCCGGAATCATTCATCACA GTTTGTCCGAGAGAGACAGAGAATAATGGTTCATGTGGAGAAGTAATTACACATGTCCCTATTAAGCTTAAGACTTTTGTTGAATTAACAATGGACGTTACATCTGCTTCACCTCGACGATACTTCTTCGAG GTTATGAGCTTCTATACAACAGATGAACGTGAGAAGGAAAGACTGCAATACTTTGCCTCAGCCGAGGGACGTGATGACCTCTACAATTACAATCAGAAGGAAAGAAAAAGCGTCCTTGAG GTGCTAGTGGATTTCCCTTCCGTGCAGATGCCTTTTGAGTGGCTGGTTCAGTTAGTACCATCGCTAAAACCAAGAGCTTTTTCGATATCTTCATCTCCTTTGGCCCATCCTGCTCAAGTACATTTGACCGTAAGCGTAGTATCATGGACCCGTTATAAGAGAACTCTAAAAGGTCTATGCTCCACTTGGCTTGCAAGCCTCACACCTGAACAAG AGATAAACATACCGGTTTGGTTTGGCAAAGGCTCTCTTCCTGCTCCACCACAGTCGCTTCCACTCATCTTAGTGGGACCCGGAACCGGGTGTGCCCCTTTCCGTGGGTTCATAGCTGAGAGGGCCGTGCAAGCTGAGACTAGCCCCATCGCACCAGTCATGTTCTTCTTTGGTTGCAGAAACAAAGACACAGACTTTCTATACCGAGACTTCTGGGAGTCTCACGCAAGAGAAGGAGGCATGCTCTCTGAAGTGAAAGGCGGAGGGTTTTACACAGCATTCTCTAGAGACCAGCCAAAGAAGGTTTACGTGCAACACAAGATCCGAGAGATGAGGAAGAAAGTTTGGGATTTGCTATGTGATGGAGCCGCCCTTTACGTGGCGGGCTCGTCCACGAAAATGCCTTGTGATGTAATGTCGGCCTTGGAGGAGATTGTGATGGAGGAGACCGGAGGATCAAAGGAAATGGCTTCACGGTGGCTCAAGGCTTTGGAGAAAGCTGGGAGATACAATGTTGAAGCTTGGTCTTAA
- the LOC103858952 gene encoding probable galacturonosyltransferase 9 — protein MAVAFRGGRNGVGSGLRSFFSYRIFISALFSFLFLATFSVVLNSSRHQPHLDHTLPRTFQSDPLKTRLDLIHKQATDHLTLVNAYAAYARKLKLDASKQLKLFEDLAVNFSDLQAKPGLKLENGNAIEEDAFRQIEKEVKDKVKTARMMIVESKESYDTQLKIQKLKDTIFAVQEQLTKAKKNGAVASLISAKSVPKSLNCLAMRLVGERISNPEKYKDAPFDSAVEDPSLYHYAVFSDNVIAVSVVVRSVVVNAEEPWKHVFHVVTDRMNLAAMKVWFKMRPLDRGARVEIKSVEEFKFLNSSYAPVLRQLESAKLQKFYFENQAENATNIKFKNPKYLSVLNHLRFYLPEMYPKLNKILFLDDDVVVQKDVTGLWKINLDGKVNGAVETCFGSFHRYGQYLNFTHPLIKESFNPNACAWAFGMNIFDLNAWRREKCTDQYHYWQNLNEDRSLWKLGTLPPGLMTFYSKTKSLDKSWHVLGLGYNPGVSMDEIKKAAVIHYNGNMKPWLDIAMNQYKSLWTKYVDNEMEFVQMCNFGL, from the exons ATGGCGGTGGCCTTCCGTGGAGGCCGGAACGGCGTCGGATCAGGACTCCGCAGTTTCTTCTCGTACAGGATCTTCATCTCCGCCTTgttctcttttctcttcctcGCCACCTTCTCCGTCGTCCTCAACTCCTCTCGTCACCAACCTCACCTGGATCAC ACATTGCCGAGGACGTTTCAATCGGATCCGTTGAAAACGAGGTTAGATCTGATCCACAAGCAAGCCACCGATCACCTCACGCTTGTGAACGCCTACGCTGCTTACGCTAGGAAGCTCAAGCTCGACGCGTCGAAGCAGCTGAAGCTCTTCGAAGATCTGGCGGTTAACTTCTCCGATCTGCAGGCCAAACCTGGATTGAAGCTCGAAAACGGGAACGCGATCGAGGAGGATGCGTTTCGGCAGATCGAGAAAGAGGTTAAAGATAAGGTGAAGACGGCGAGGATGATGATCGTTGAGTCTAAAGAGAGTTACGATACACAGCTCAAGATCCAGAAGCTCAAGGATACGATCTTCGCTGTTCAAGAACAGTTGACGAAAGCTAAGAAAAACGGCGCCGTTGCGAGCTTGATCTCGGCTAAGTCGGTTCCCAAGAGTCTTAACTGTTTGGCTATGAGGCTTGTTGGTGAGAGGATCTCTAACCCTGAGAAGTATAAGGATGCTCCGTTTGATTCGGCTGTTGAGGATCCGAGTCTTTATCACTACGCGGTTTTCTCTGATAATGTGATTGCTGTTTCCGTTGTGGTGAGGTCGGTTGTGGTGAACGCTGAGGAGCCGTGGAAGCATGTGTTTCATGTGGTGACTGATAGGATGAATCTCGCGGCTATGAAGGTTTGGTTTAAGATGCGTCCTTTGGACCGTGGTGCTCGTGTTGAGATTAAGTCGGTGGAGGAGTTTAAGTTCTTGAACTCTTCGTATGCGCCGGTCTTGAGGCAGTTAGAGTCTGCTAAGTTGCagaagttttactttgagaacCAGGCGGAGAACGCGACTAACATCAAGTTCAAGAACCCGAAGTATCTCTCGGTGTTGAACCATCTGAGATTCTACTTACCGGAGATGTATCCGAAGCTGAATAAGATCTTGTTCTTGGACGATGATGTTGTGGTGCAGAAGGACGTGACTGGCTTGTGGAAGATTAATTTAGATGGGAAGGTGAATGGAGCTGTTGAGACGTGCTTTGGCTCTTTTCATCGATATGGTCAATACTTAAACTTCACTCATCCTCTGATTAAAGAGAGCTTTAACCCCAATGCTTGTGCTTGGGCCTTTGGGATGAATATATTTGATCTCAATGCTTGGAGGCGTGAGAAATGCACTGATCAATACCATTACTGGCAGAACTTG AATGAAGACAGAAGTCTCTGGAAATTAGGCACTCTGCCTCCGGGACTGATGACATTCTATTCAAAGACGAAATCACTGGACAAGTCATGGCATGTGCTTGGGTTAGGCTACAACCCAGGAGTGAGCATGGACGAGATTAAAAAAGCAGCAGTGATACATTACAATGGAAACATGAAACCATGGCTCGACATTGCTATGAACCAATACAAGTCTCTCTGGACTAAATACGTCGACAACGAAATGGAGTTTGTGCAGATGTGCAATTTTGGTCTTTAA
- the LOC103858955 gene encoding UPF0496 protein At3g57100-like: protein MKFRAIFSSKRLRQGISTVYPAMTTFLPRPSSSSMMIKSQSEENLSKLSDCMDNMDDDVSKMFMECHQTDFRKDPEMLRLLSDYFTTSKSVTELCESLRKCLERAERDECFLIDETLRDFHEEKNGYGDLIEASFRKTFQDLSKFSNHGDDVFSGEFLKKLEICHRDLGTMIVKLESTMKDIDKKLRRLRGGRAVVAAAMIALVAVGKIVAGIFVPVPVEAVTNFAASRWRESSETLKREKTAVTSMERETMVALKEVEKMSRLVSRLEAVERSIRQTVDIAVNKRSSVAFAMGGMEEELKKLKSTLVDLDRETGRCDGFVQFGRTLTRDRIFEFLSCGQKRS from the coding sequence ATGAAATTTCGCGCCATATTTTCGAGTAAACGTCTCCGTCAAGGAATCTCAACGGTTTACCCTGCGATGACGACGTTCCTACCACGACCCTCCTCCTCTTCGATGATGATCAAATCTCAATCAGAAGAAAACCTAAGCAAACTAAGCGACTGTATGGACAACATGGACGACGACGTCTCGAAGATGTTCATGGAGTGCCATCAAACCGACTTCCGCAAAGACCCCGAGATGCTTCGTCTTCTCAGCGATTATTTCACCACTAGCAAATCAGTCACCGAGCTCTGCGAGTCTCTGCGTAAGTGCTTGGAGAGAGCCGAACGCGACGAGTGCTTCTTGATCGACGAGACGTTGCGTGATTTCCACGAGGAGAAGAACGGTTACGGCGATTTGATAGAAGCTAGCTTCAGAAAAACATTCCAAGATCTCAGTAAGTTCAGCAACCACGGTGACGATGTTTTCTCCGGGGAGTTTCTCAAGAAGCTTGAGATCTGTCATCGAGACTTAGGTACGATGATTGTTAAACTAGAGTCTACGATGAAGGACATCGACAAGAAGCTGAGACGTTTACGTGGAGGAAGAGCGGTTGTTGCGGCGGCGATGATTGCTCTAGTGGCCGTGGGAAAAATCGTGGCGGGTATCTTTGTACCTGTTCCGGTTGAAGCAGTGACTAACTTTGCTGCTTCGAGGTGGAGAGAGTCGTCGGAAACTCTGAAACGGGAGAAGACAGCAGTGACGTCGATGGAGAGAGAAACGATGGTGGCTCTCAAGGAGGTTGAGAAGATGAGCAGACTTGTGAGTAGGTTGGAGGCGGTGGAGAGATCCATTAGACAAACGGTGGACATCGCCGTTAATAAACGGTCGTCGGTGGCGTTTGCTATGGGAGGGATGGAGGAGGAACTGAAGAAGTTGAAGTCAACGCTCGTTGACCTAGACAGAGAGACCGGAAGGTGCGATGGGTTTGTGCAGTTTGGACGTACATTGACTAGAGACAGGATCTTTGAGTTTCTGTCTTGCGGTCAGAAACGGTCATAA
- the LOC103858956 gene encoding zinc finger protein CONSTANS-LIKE 2: MRQVFTSSILYNSLISLPSFVITLTECLVFIMLKEETNESGFVAGKEDDEADREVASWLMLNAEKDSDNHNNGFLFGVEYLDLVDYSSSVDNQFEDQYSHYQRSFGGEDGVVPLQVEEPKSYQKQSHHNYGHYNYNGSLKDLNHTVSVSSMDITVVPESTESDTTVQYYKETIDQLFGPPTQMVQQLTPADREARVQRYREKKKRRKFEKTIRYASRKAYAEIRPRIKGRFAKRTETEADAEQLFSTSLMAGYGIVPSF; this comes from the exons ATGCGCCAAGTGTTCACTTCCAGTATTCTATATAACAGTCTCATTAGCCTTCCCTCCTTTGTGATTACACTAACAGAGTGTTTAGTCTTTATTATGTTGAAAGAAGAGACCAACGAGAGTGGCTTTGTGGCGGGTAAAGAAGACGATGAGGCTGATAGAGAGGTGGCTTCATGGTTGATGCTGAATGCAGAGAAAGACAGTGATAATCACAACAATGGGTTCTTGTTTGGTGTTGAGTATCTTGACCTTGTGGACTACAGCAGCAGCGTAGACAACCAGTTCGAAGATCAGTACAGTCACTACCAGAGGAGCTTTGGGGGAGAAGATGGAGTTGTACCACTTCAAGTTGAAGAACCAAAAAGTTACCAAAAACAAAGCCATCACAACTATGGTCACTACAACTACAATGGTTCCTTAAAGGACCTAAACCATACT GTATCTGTTTCATCAATGGACATCACTGTTGTGCCAGAGTCAACAGAGAGTGACACAACAGTCCAATACTATAAAGAGACGATAGACCAACTATTTGGCCCACCTACTCAGATGGTGCAGCAGCTAACTCCAGCGGACAGGGAGGCTAGGGTCCAGAGAtacagagagaagaagaagaggaggaagttCGAGAAGACAATAAGGTATGCTTCAAGAAAGGCATATGCAGAAATAAGACCACGGATCAAGGGACGTTTTGCAAAGAGGACAGAAACTGAAGCTGATGCAGAACAACTCTTTTCAACATCTCTAATGGCCGGATATGGAATTGTTCCTTCATTTTGA